In bacterium, the DNA window CGGAACATTGCGGTCTTCGAGAGTGCCGGGGCCGCGGCGCGGCTGGCGGTGCTGCCACCGGGGCAGGACCCGGACGAGTGCGTCCGCAGCGGCGGCCCGGACGTATTCCGCCAGTGCCTTGCGGAGGCGATGAGCTTCCCCGAGTACGAGATCAAGATGGCCTTCGCGCAGTACGACATGGGGGATGCCGATGGGCGCATGCGGGCAGCACGGGAGGCCGTCACAAGCCTGCTGAAAGTGCACGACCGGGCGCGGCGGGAGGAGTTGCTGGACCGCGTGGCGGCCCGTTGGGCACAGGGCGACCTGAGCCGCTCCGAACAACTGGCACACGTGTTGCGTCTGGAACTGAACCGTCGCTTCACCGATCAGCGGGGACAGCGTCGGGGGCGGGACTCGCGCTACGACCGCGGGCACATCATGGAGACACTAGCGCGCAGCGCCGGGGATGTGGAGCCCGGCGTGGTGCGGCTGGAAGAGGGGGTCCTCACGGCGGCGCTGCACGAGCCGGCGTGGGCGCGCGAGGTGGCGGAGAAGCTGAGCGAAGAGGACTTCGCCGATCCGCAGCACCGCCGCATCGCGGCCGTGCTAATGACCCGGGCGCGGCAGGGCGCCTTCATTCCGGCCGAGTTGGTAGAGGCGTTCGAGGAAGGCGATCCAGTTCGGGAACGCGCGATCGAGTTGGTTGTCGGCGATACGGTGTGGTCAGAGGAGGAATTCGGCGAGGCTATCGCGAAGATGGAGTACGGCAGGTCCACGCACGGCTTGCGCCCGAAGTACGACGTGACGCCGAGCGAGACGGCCGAGGAACCGGCGATTGAGGCAGGCGGGGAGGACTTTGAGGCGTGGCGGCGAAGAGTCGCCGCGGCCATCGATAGCGGTGAGATCGCGCCGGACGATCCAGACTTCATCAGGTTCATGCAACTGGGGAGGAAGTTTCAGGGCACCGGCCAACAGGGCTTTGTGGAGCAGGCCGGCCTGACATCGTTTTCGGCTTCCCGGAAGCTGGCCGGACAGGCGCCGGACCGAGCAGAGACGACAGACGAACCGTCGGGTGACCCTGACGAGAGGAGTTGAACTACTTGCCCGAGGGGAAGGACGCTGAGATTCACGAACTGGAGGAGGTCCGCGCGCTGATGCGCAAGGGTCAGCGGCAGGGCTTCTTGAGCTATGCCGAGATCCAGGACGGCCTCAGCGAGAACGAAGACCTGGAGACGGAGGACATAGACGAGGTCTACCGGTTCTTGACCGACGCCGGCATCCGCATCGTGGACGAAGACGAGGCGGAGGAGCAGCAGGAGGACGGTCTGGCGGAGGAGGAACTGGAGGAACTCGACGAGGTACCGATTGACGACTCGGTGCGCATGTACCTGCGCGACATCGGGCGCGTGCCGCTGCTCTCGGCCCAGGAAGAGGTCGAACTGGCGCGACGCATCCAGAAGGGCGAGGGCGCGGTCGAGTTCGACCCCCGGTCCAACACGCTGCACTTCACCCCCATGGAGCGCCTCGAGCCCCAGACCGTGTACAAGATCGCGGTGCGGGGCGGCGAGGGCGGTCTGCACGACATCGCCGGGCATTACCTCCAGAAGGATGACGTCTGGACCATCCGCACCGGCTCGCCCGATGCGCGGCTGCATGTCGTGGAGTGCTTCCCCGCCGGCAAGAGCAAGGGCGTGGGCGTGACGCCCCTGGTCACGATTCACTTCAACGATGCGATCATGGCCGACAGCGTGTCGGCCGACACGGTCCATCTGACCGACAAGGCCGGGAAGCCCATCCCCGGGAAGCCGGAGATTGCCGACAAGCCCTTCGTCGTGCACCTCAAGCTGGCGGACAGGCTACGCTACCGCAATGTCTATCACCTCGTGGTCAAGGGTGGCCCGCAGGGCGTCCGCGGGGTGGGCAACGGCAAGCTGGACCGGGACTTCAAGGCTAACTTCGAGACCGTGGCGCAGAAGTCCGCCCCGCGCGTGGTGAGCACCGATCCCCCGTCGGGCGCGCCGGCCGCGCCGCGCGCCCGGGCGATCACCATCACCTTCGACCAGCGCCTGGTGCCCGGCAGCGTCACCGAGAGGACGGTCACGTTGCTCGACGTGATGGACACCGCCGTGCCGGGCAGCGTCTACTATGACGACGAGCGGCGCGAGGTGCGCTTCGTGCCGGAGCGGGCGCTCATGTCGGACATGGCCTACACGCTGGGCCTGAAGGCGGGCAAGAACGGGCTGAAGGGTCTCGCGGGCTACAACCTCTCCGAGCCCTACCAGCTCACCTTCACCACCGGCGAGGACCTGGAGCCGCCGCAGATCGTGAAGCGGTCGCCGCAGCCGGACAGCAAGGGCTCGCCGCTGCTGGGCGTCATTGGGGTCGGCTTCTCCAACCAGCTCGACCCGGGCACGGTGGACCCGGGGACGCTGGTGCTCAAGGATGAGGAGGCGGTGCAGGCGCTGGCCGAGGCCAACCTGCGGCTGGTGGTCAGCATCGCCCGCAAGTACACGGGCCGCTCCTCGATGAGCTTCCTGGACCTGATCCAGGAAGGCAACATGGGGCTGATGCGGGCGGTCGAGAAGTTCGACTACCGCAAGGGATACAAGTTCAGCACCTACGCCACCTGGTGGATCCGGCAGGCCATCACCCGTGCCATCGCCGACCAGGGCCGGATCATCCGCATCCCGGTACACATGGTCGAGACGATCAACCGCCTCGTGAAGACCTCACGGCAGCTCCTGCAGCAACTGGGCCGCGAGCCGACGCTGGAGGACGTCGCCGCCGAGATGGACATGCCGCTGGAGCGCGTGAGCGAGATCAAGCGCATCGCACCCGAGCCGCTGTCGCTCGAGGCCCCGGTGGGCGAGGAGGAGAACAGCCACCTCGGCGACTTCGTGCCGGATGAGGAGATCCACACGCCGGTGGACGCGGCCTCGAACCTGGTGCTGCGCGAGCAGCTCGAACGGGTGCTGGCGACGCTGAGCGAGCGCGAGCGCGAGGTGCTGAAGCTGCGGTTCGGGCTGGAGGACGGCTACTCGCGGACGCTGGAAGAGGTCGGGCACATCTTCGAGGTGACGCGGGAGCGCATCCGGCAGATCGAGGCCAAGGCCCTCAAGAAGCTGCGGCACCCCAGCCGCAATAAGCGGCTGCGCGACTACCTCGACTAGACTGCCACGACTGAGACGCGCACGCTACGAGGGGAATCCCCGGAGACATTGAGGGCAGAGATTCCACTAGCAGAGTGGGAGGCTATCCATGTCAGCCGAACAGAGCATGTTCGCGGCGTGCGAACAACCAGAACTGCTGAGCAAGGCAAGGGAGATTGCAGAGCAACTGACGGACCCCGGGGTATTGGCAGAGCATTCTCGCGCGACTGAAGTCAGGAAGAGCAAGTACCGTAGCACCCAACTTCTCTACAGCGTCCTCGGGATCGTGTTTGGCGTCATCCTGACGGCAGTCGGTTTGGCGGATCAGTTCGGGGGGCTCCGGCTGCCGGGGATCGGTCTGCTGTCGCTGATCGGGGGTGTCCTGATCCTCGGGGTTAGCCTCGTGCGCATACCGATGGTGTTGGCGGCATCGGCGACTAGGATCACCGTCAACGATCCCGCTGAACTGGCATCGCGACTGTACCGTTCCTGCTTGGTCCCGGGTTCTGATCTTGGTGGCGCGTCGGATCGCCTCGCGCGAATGCTGGACGTCTTCCCGCCTGTGGTGTCAGAGAGATACGATGGGGCGGGTTGGGCAGCGCTCAAGAGCGGGAAGGAGCGCCGCGGGCAGGCGGCAATCCCAGGCGCGTGTGCACATTGCTCCGCTTCGGCCGCGCACTGCGAGGACACTTACTACTCGACCCACAAGGGCGATGATGAGGAAAAGGGCGCTTTTACGTGGTTTGCGAGGTGCTCACACTGCGGGGTCGTGCTTTGCCGCACGTGTGCAGAGGCTGCGGGGTACCTCTGTCCCAAGTGCGGAGCTGCAACCGGCGGCTGGGACGCGCTGGGAGACCGATGGCAGCGGTGCTATCAGGAGGTGAAGCTCTTGCTCGCGGGCGACGCCGAACCGGGTAGCCTACAGTTGGATGTGCAAGCCTCGCTGACATCAAGTGAGCAACTGGGGGACGCAGTCGTGCATATGGTCGCCGTGACAGTGCGTGCAGGGAGCGTGCCCGTGCATCTGGTGAACGCCGTAGTGCAGACAGGCGGGCATTGCTTCGTGGTCTCTCCCGAGCCCGGTCGCCTGGTCAGTCTTTCGCCGGACGCGACTAACACCATAGCTGCCGCACTCACACACCGCTTTGCCTCCACCAGGGACGTTGCTGGACGTTGTCTCGCGACCGTTCGCGATGCGGAGAGCCGCCAGACCCTCGAACAGGCCATCGCCAAGGAGGAGGTCGGTTGGACCAAGGCCAGCATGCAGGCCGGTCTTGCCGTCTTTGGCGCCGAAGATAGCTTGAAGATGCCGGGCTGATCAGGTAGCACGGCCCACGCCCTCCGGTCCCCAGGTGCGGGGTCACAACTGGCGGGTCCGGCCAACGCATGGGTGACCAGCGCGGGATTGCGTGGCCACATGCCATGGGGTATAATGGTCGAGCGGCGGGACTCGATGGGCCCGTAGCTCAGCGGTTAGAGCGGTCGGCTCATAACCGATTGGTCGCTGGTTCAAATCCGGCCGGGCCCACCACATTCCAGTCGCTGACCACGCCACTCCCTGTTGCGGAGCCTCTCCCGACGGAGTGGCGATTCTGTAAAGGATGAAGGATGAAGTATGAAGGATGAAGTATGAAGGACGGCGCGACAGCCGCACCAGCAAGTCATACTTCATCCTTCATACTTCATCCTTAGCCTCTGATGCTAAGCGTCATTTCTGAATACATCAAGCTGCACCGCCACGAGCTGGGCCAGACGGCCCTGTTCGTCGGCAGCGGCGTTGTCATCCCCCCGCTGGAGCAGCGTCTTGAGGACCTGCTGCAGACCATGGCGCTGGACTGGTCCGGGCACCGGCTGGACGCATTGCCGCCGGAACGCCGGGGCCTGGAAGCCCTCGAGCTGTTCGCGCGCGAAGTGCCCGACCATACCGAGCGGTGCAACATGCTCCGCCAGCGCCTGGCCGACGCCCGCCCGTCCGAGGGGCACATCCGCCTGGCGCGGCTGATCAAGGACGGGTACTTCCCCACGATCTTCCTGGCCGAGCCGGACCGCCTGCTGGAGCAGTGCCTCGCGGTCAACCACATGGAGCCGGAGAAGGACTACCACCACTTCGTGGCCGGGCCGGACGACGGCGAGACGATCGCGGTGGGGGTGCGGGATTCGGCGCGGGTCGTGCTGGTCAAGTGCGCGGGCGACGTGGAGAGCAAGTTCCTGCCGCTGTCGCGCGCCGAAGTCCAGGACAGCTACGCCCGGGTGGCCCAGGTGCTCCAGGAGACCTTCAAGGTCTTCAGCATCTTCTCGGCCTACGTGGAGCGGGACGAGCCGGTCTTGCGGTATATCAGCCGTGAGGGCGGGAAGATCTTCTGGATCAACCGCTTCGTGCCCATGCGCGACGAGCGGCTCTTTGATGAGCTGAAGATCGAGAACCCGGCCAGCGTCGAGTACCATCGCTTCCAGCCGGAGGTGATGGCGCTGCTGGAGGCGCGGCATTCGGCGCGGCACCTGCTGTGCCGCGAGGCCGGGACCTTCAACGAGTTCTTCGGGAAGATGCACGGGCGGCTGATCCGGCGTACGCAGCGGCCGGCCACCCGCCGGCGCAAGGACCTGGCGGTGCTGCGCGGCGGCCCGTACCGCTTCCTGGACTACTTCGACGTCACCGACGAGGACTTCTTCTTCGGCCGCGAGGACGACGTGGACGCCCTACTGGAGATGCTCCGCCAGCACCCGGTCTCGGTGCTGTTCGGGCACTCGGGCATCGGCAAGACGTCGCTGCTGCGGGCCGGCCTGATGACTGCCCTGCAGCACGAGGCCGAGCAGGCCGAGACGCCGGCCGAGACATGGCTGCCGGTCACGGCGTCGTGCCACGACGACCCGGCGGCCAGCATCCGCGAGGCGGTGGCCGCCGCCGTCGAGGAGATCGGGTTCAACTCAGGCGACCTGCCGGCGCGGGGGACGCTGGCGCCCTATCTGCAAGCCGCCGCCGCCCTGGTCAACCGCCGGCTGGCCATCTTCCTGGACCATTTCGAGGAGTACTTCGTGCATCTGGGACCCCGGGTGCAGGAGGCCTTCCTGGACGAGCTGTCGCGGTGCCTCGGCGAGTTGACCAACGTGCACTGGGTCATCGCCATCCGCGAGAACTACGTGGGCAGCCTCTACGAGCTGCAGGGCAAGCTCCCCGAGATCATGCACCACGTGTACCGTCTACACCGCCTCACCCGCGAACAGGCTGAGGATGCCATCACCAAGCCGGCGCAGAACTTCGACATCCGCATGGAGCGGTCGCTGACGGAAGCCCTGCTGGACGACCTCTACCGCGACGGCATCGAACCGGCCGAACTGCAGATCGTGTGCGACCGCGTCTACGGGGCCAAGCCCCGGGGCATGCACACGGTCACCATGGGCATCTACCAGCGGCTGGGGGGCGCGCAGAAGATCCTGTCGGACTTCCTGGATCACATCCTGGGGCAGCTACCGCCCGGCGACCGCCGTCTGGCCCGCAACATCCTCAAGCTCATGGTGACTTCCTCGGAGGTCCGCGTCACCCGCACGCTCGAGCGCATTGCCTCGGACCTGAGCGAGAACCGCGACGAGGTCGAACGGGTGCTGGCGCGGCTGGTGGACCTGCGCCTGGTGCGCGGGGTGGGCAAGGAGCGCCATCGGCAGTACGAGCTGATTCACGAGTACCTGTCCGACGAGATCAGCCAGTGGCTGTCCCGGCGGGAGATGCGGGTGCAGGACGTGCAGGACCTGCTGACCCGGCAGCTCAACAACTACGAGAAGTTCGGGATCCTGATGCACGCCGACGAGCTGCGGATCATCAGCGAGGCCCGCGAGGCGCTGAGCATCTCGCCCGAAGAGCTGGAGTTGATCCTGCGCAGTGCGGCAGTGGAGCAGAGCGAGCAGGACTACTGGTTTGGGCGGCTATCGGAACTGGGCGAACGCCAGGTGCCGCTGCTGCAGGGGTTGCTCGAGGACTCCCGGCCGGAGATTCGCCTTACGGCTGTGCGGGCGGCGGCCAGCTCCCCCAACCGCGAGTACATCCCGCAGCTTGTGCTGCTGCTGGACGACGAGAACGAGGCCGTGCAGTCCGAGGCGACGGCGACGCTGCAGGGGCTGGAGCGCGAACTGCTGGCCGAGTTGCGGCGCGGGCCGGAGAGTGCGCGTGCGCTGGCCGCGCGGGCCATCGGGCGGCTGAAGCTGCGCCGTGGCCTGCGCCACCTGTACTCGGTCATCGAGGACGGCGACCAGGCGCTGCGGGACGAGACCACCGAGGCGTTCGTGGAGTTGAGCGAACCCCGCGCACACGAGCCGCTGCTGCGGCGCCTGACAGGCCCACAGGGCCTGCCGTGGGCCGGGGCGTATGCGCTGGGCCATCTCGCGGCCCAGGACGAGGTGCTGCAGGCGCTGGAGAACGCCCAGAAGAGCTTCCCCGAGTTGCCCAAGGTACGCTATGCGCTGGGCCTGGCGGCGATGCAGCGGCGGGACTATGACGAGGCGGCGGCACACTTCCAGGCAGCTCTGGAGCTGTCGCGGACGGAGCTGGGACACCAGACGGTGGGAGCAGCGCTGGAAGACGTTGAGACTCAGCGGCGGCGGTCGGCCCTGGCGGTCAGCTCCTGGCCGATGTTCCACCGAGGGCCGGACCATCGCGGCGCTACCGAGACCGAACTGCGGCCCCCGCTGCGTCTCCTGTGGAACTTCGGCACCAAGGGGCCGATCATGGGAGCCCCCGCCGTGGCCGACGGCATCGTGTTCGTTGGCTCGCGCGACGGCAACCTGTATGCCCTCGACGCCAAGCGCGGCACCGAGAACTGGCACCTGCGGACCGGGGACCGCATCGAGAGCACACCGGCAGTGGCCGGGAGCGCGGTCTTCATCGGGTCGCACGACGGCCGCGTCTACGCGGCGGCGCGCGACAGTGGCCGGCGCCTGTGGCAGCGTGATGTCGGCTCGCCCATCCGTTCTTCGGCGACACTGGTGGGTGGCCGTCTGTTCATCGGCGATCGCCAGGGACAGGTCGTGGCCCTCCGGGCCGAGACGGGGGAACTGCTCTGGCAGGTCCAGACCGGCGCCGAGGTGTCGGCTGCACCCGCCTGCAG includes these proteins:
- a CDS encoding PQQ-binding-like beta-propeller repeat protein, which produces MLSVISEYIKLHRHELGQTALFVGSGVVIPPLEQRLEDLLQTMALDWSGHRLDALPPERRGLEALELFAREVPDHTERCNMLRQRLADARPSEGHIRLARLIKDGYFPTIFLAEPDRLLEQCLAVNHMEPEKDYHHFVAGPDDGETIAVGVRDSARVVLVKCAGDVESKFLPLSRAEVQDSYARVAQVLQETFKVFSIFSAYVERDEPVLRYISREGGKIFWINRFVPMRDERLFDELKIENPASVEYHRFQPEVMALLEARHSARHLLCREAGTFNEFFGKMHGRLIRRTQRPATRRRKDLAVLRGGPYRFLDYFDVTDEDFFFGREDDVDALLEMLRQHPVSVLFGHSGIGKTSLLRAGLMTALQHEAEQAETPAETWLPVTASCHDDPAASIREAVAAAVEEIGFNSGDLPARGTLAPYLQAAAALVNRRLAIFLDHFEEYFVHLGPRVQEAFLDELSRCLGELTNVHWVIAIRENYVGSLYELQGKLPEIMHHVYRLHRLTREQAEDAITKPAQNFDIRMERSLTEALLDDLYRDGIEPAELQIVCDRVYGAKPRGMHTVTMGIYQRLGGAQKILSDFLDHILGQLPPGDRRLARNILKLMVTSSEVRVTRTLERIASDLSENRDEVERVLARLVDLRLVRGVGKERHRQYELIHEYLSDEISQWLSRREMRVQDVQDLLTRQLNNYEKFGILMHADELRIISEAREALSISPEELELILRSAAVEQSEQDYWFGRLSELGERQVPLLQGLLEDSRPEIRLTAVRAAASSPNREYIPQLVLLLDDENEAVQSEATATLQGLERELLAELRRGPESARALAARAIGRLKLRRGLRHLYSVIEDGDQALRDETTEAFVELSEPRAHEPLLRRLTGPQGLPWAGAYALGHLAAQDEVLQALENAQKSFPELPKVRYALGLAAMQRRDYDEAAAHFQAALELSRTELGHQTVGAALEDVETQRRRSALAVSSWPMFHRGPDHRGATETELRPPLRLLWNFGTKGPIMGAPAVADGIVFVGSRDGNLYALDAKRGTENWHLRTGDRIESTPAVAGSAVFIGSHDGRVYAAARDSGRRLWQRDVGSPIRSSATLVGGRLFIGDRQGQVVALRAETGELLWQVQTGAEVSAAPACSDGAVVVGSWDGRLYAFAADSGTKLWERLTEGPVASSAALDNGVVYCGSDDGHLYAVSEKDGQVYWRVKLGSQVRSSPAVANGRVVVGCVDGRIACLSAADGDPVWSAQSAEEVLGSPAITGSVVYIGSKDGALYAFDLNTGEQLWRHQTAYGVYSSPAVADGILYVGLDYYNLAAMVPVD
- the dnaG gene encoding DNA primase produces the protein MADNDVKEEIRRRLDVVEVVSQYVPLQRAGRRFSARCPFHQEKTPSFFVDPERGFWKCFGCGASGDIFSFVMQIEGLTFPEAAEKLAQRAGVQWRVSAGAEKAGQERQAVLQANAAAASWFRHKLSEPEGKHALDYLRGRGLSDQIIKDFMLGYAPDGWDHLATYMTGRGTNERLLTAAGLVRPRNTGGGCYDFFRHRVMFPVIEVTGRVIAFGGRALDPEEKAKYINSPDTPVFHKGTTVYGLNLAREHIAHAKQVIVVEGYMDVIALVQAGIRNVVACLGTSTTEEHLKLLGRYADSIIFVYDADAAGMRAALRNIAVFESAGAAARLAVLPPGQDPDECVRSGGPDVFRQCLAEAMSFPEYEIKMAFAQYDMGDADGRMRAAREAVTSLLKVHDRARREELLDRVAARWAQGDLSRSEQLAHVLRLELNRRFTDQRGQRRGRDSRYDRGHIMETLARSAGDVEPGVVRLEEGVLTAALHEPAWAREVAEKLSEEDFADPQHRRIAAVLMTRARQGAFIPAELVEAFEEGDPVRERAIELVVGDTVWSEEEFGEAIAKMEYGRSTHGLRPKYDVTPSETAEEPAIEAGGEDFEAWRRRVAAAIDSGEIAPDDPDFIRFMQLGRKFQGTGQQGFVEQAGLTSFSASRKLAGQAPDRAETTDEPSGDPDERS